The following coding sequences are from one Gopherus flavomarginatus isolate rGopFla2 chromosome 23, rGopFla2.mat.asm, whole genome shotgun sequence window:
- the ELP5 gene encoding elongator complex protein 5 isoform X1: MLGELVAGATGGLVLIQDTAECEGHSLLKTFVAASAHRGESVHVFGFEIPEEEFLAGFDPDVTVRLLYQDGFTDPLHWTGEAGGFGAEEFTALGVTGRLARGPAGPATVVLDSLSWLLLRQPLPAVCQTLGQIPRAAASAGLRVTRILALLHEDLHPPGLVETLRSLARAVVGVRPAPEGMGSGEDAPRLASMLQRKGTGKVLTKEEYFTVLAGFTPKALGEPTGSVTRDEDADPHSTEVISVGGLDQWREDLLRTRRRGRPGRRGSGRRPGRVKTEWGVGGAPPAPKWTPGSVPPGGTFSRICDRARPRHHCVGSCPGAWLRAPAQGGVCGREWGQWAFDGVGICPVRRGG, encoded by the exons atGCTGGGCGAGTTGGTGGCTGGGGCAACGGGGGGGCTCGTCCTCATtcagg ACACCGCTGAGTGCGAGGGCCACAGCCTGCTCAAGACCTTTGTGGCAGCTTCGGCGCACAG GGGGGAATCCGTCCACGTTTTCGGCTTCGAAATCCCCGAGGAAGAGTTCCTGGCCGGCTTTGACCCTGACGTGACCGTGCG GTTGCTATATCAGGATGGCTTCACAGACCCCCTGCACTGGACCGGGGAGGCCGGGGGCTTCGGGGCGGAGGAGTTCACAGCGCTGGGGGTGACGGGACGCCTGGCCCGGGGACCTGCGGGACCTGCCACCGTCGTCCTGGACTCGCTCAGCTGGCTTCTGCTGCGCCAGCCTCTGCCTGCCGTCTGCCAGACGCTGGGACAGATCCCGAGGGCTGCTGCCAGCGCAG GCCTGCGGGTGACGAGGATCCTGGCCTTGCTGCACGAAGACCTGCACCCCCCGGGCCTGGTGGAGACCCTCCGCTCCCTGGCCCGAGCCGTGGTGGGGGTGAGGCCGGCCCCAGAGggcatggggagtggggaggacgCCCCCCGTCTGGCCTCCATGCTGCAGCGTAAGGGGACCGGGAAGGTCCTCACAAAG GAGGAATATTTCACCGTCCTGGCCGGCTTCACCCCAAAAGCCCTTGGGGAGCCCACAGGGAGTGTGACCCGAGATGAGGACGCCGACCCCCACTCCACG GAAGTCATCTCTGTTGGAGGCCTCGACCAGTGGCGGGAAGATCTACTACGAACCAGACGCCGCGGACGACCTGGACGAAGAGGATCCGGACGACGACCTGGACGTGTGAAAACtgagtggggggtgggtggggctccccctgcccccaaatggaCTCCTGGATCTGTGCCTCCCGGTGGGACCTTCAGCAGGATCTGTGACAGAGCCCGACCCCGGCACCACTGTGTGGGGAGCTGCCCAGGAGCATGGCTGCGTGCCCCCGCCCAGGGCGGTGTCTGTGGCCGGGAATGGGGTCAGTGGGCTTTTGATGGGGTTGGTATCTGTCCAGTGAGAAGGGGGGGCTGA
- the ELP5 gene encoding elongator complex protein 5 isoform X2 has protein sequence MLGELVAGATGGLVLIQDTAECEGHSLLKTFVAASAHRGESVHVFGFEIPEEEFLAGFDPDVTVRLLYQDGFTDPLHWTGEAGGFGAEEFTALGVTGRLARGPAGPATVVLDSLSWLLLRQPLPAVCQTLGQIPRAAASAGLRVTRILALLHEDLHPPGLVETLRSLARAVVGVRPAPEGMGSGEDAPRLASMLQRKGTGKVLTKEEYFTVLAGFTPKALGEPTGSVTRDEDADPHSTVDPAANLTFNLRLSDTERQARDGMPLPFHFSAQKKSSLLEASTSGGKIYYEPDAADDLDEEDPDDDLDV, from the exons atGCTGGGCGAGTTGGTGGCTGGGGCAACGGGGGGGCTCGTCCTCATtcagg ACACCGCTGAGTGCGAGGGCCACAGCCTGCTCAAGACCTTTGTGGCAGCTTCGGCGCACAG GGGGGAATCCGTCCACGTTTTCGGCTTCGAAATCCCCGAGGAAGAGTTCCTGGCCGGCTTTGACCCTGACGTGACCGTGCG GTTGCTATATCAGGATGGCTTCACAGACCCCCTGCACTGGACCGGGGAGGCCGGGGGCTTCGGGGCGGAGGAGTTCACAGCGCTGGGGGTGACGGGACGCCTGGCCCGGGGACCTGCGGGACCTGCCACCGTCGTCCTGGACTCGCTCAGCTGGCTTCTGCTGCGCCAGCCTCTGCCTGCCGTCTGCCAGACGCTGGGACAGATCCCGAGGGCTGCTGCCAGCGCAG GCCTGCGGGTGACGAGGATCCTGGCCTTGCTGCACGAAGACCTGCACCCCCCGGGCCTGGTGGAGACCCTCCGCTCCCTGGCCCGAGCCGTGGTGGGGGTGAGGCCGGCCCCAGAGggcatggggagtggggaggacgCCCCCCGTCTGGCCTCCATGCTGCAGCGTAAGGGGACCGGGAAGGTCCTCACAAAG GAGGAATATTTCACCGTCCTGGCCGGCTTCACCCCAAAAGCCCTTGGGGAGCCCACAGGGAGTGTGACCCGAGATGAGGACGCCGACCCCCACTCCACG GTGGACCCTGCTGCCAACCTGACCTTTAATCTGCGGCTGTCGGACACGGAGCGCCAGGCCCGGGACGGGATGCCACTGCCCTTCCACTTCAGCGCCCAAAA GAAGTCATCTCTGTTGGAGGCCTCGACCAGTGGCGGGAAGATCTACTACGAACCAGACGCCGCGGACGACCTGGACGAAGAGGATCCGGACGACGACCTGGACGTGTGA